From Nitrospira sp., a single genomic window includes:
- a CDS encoding 3-deoxy-7-phosphoheptulonate synthase gives MTRPIDNQHVIEIKPLPSPRDVKTQLPITDAVSELVFQTRQAIRDILHGHDNDRLIVIVGPCSIHDPDAAYEYADRLKPVADAVRDKLLIVMRTYFEKPRTTVGWKGLINDPHLDGTCEIAQGIQLARTILLNINGKGLPCATELLDPVTPQYIADLLSWTAIGARTTESQIHREMASGLSMPVGFKNGTEGSLQVAINAMITSRSPHHFVGVNADGITSIIKTTGNPDHHIVLRGGGGRTNYSVEDIARAEAAVASEGLARGVMVDCSHDNSGKNHQRQVEVAGEVLKQFQHGRRSIMGLMLESHLQGGRQSWDPNKTLTYGMSITDSCLGWNDTEALLYRMAESLTTRPV, from the coding sequence ATGACCAGGCCGATTGATAACCAGCATGTCATCGAGATCAAACCGCTCCCCTCGCCGCGCGATGTCAAGACGCAGCTACCGATCACAGACGCGGTGTCCGAGCTGGTGTTTCAGACCAGGCAGGCTATCAGAGATATCCTGCACGGTCATGACAATGACCGACTGATCGTGATTGTCGGCCCCTGCTCCATTCACGATCCCGATGCCGCCTACGAATATGCCGATCGGCTCAAACCCGTCGCCGACGCGGTCCGCGACAAGCTCCTGATCGTCATGCGCACCTATTTCGAAAAGCCCCGCACGACGGTCGGGTGGAAGGGTTTGATCAACGACCCGCACCTGGACGGCACCTGCGAAATTGCCCAGGGTATCCAATTGGCCCGAACGATTCTCCTGAACATCAACGGTAAAGGCCTGCCCTGCGCCACCGAACTGCTCGATCCGGTCACGCCGCAATATATCGCCGACCTCTTGAGTTGGACCGCCATCGGCGCCCGGACGACCGAAAGCCAGATCCACCGCGAAATGGCCAGCGGCCTCTCGATGCCCGTTGGGTTCAAAAACGGCACGGAAGGCAGTCTGCAGGTGGCCATCAATGCCATGATCACCAGCCGCAGCCCGCATCATTTTGTCGGGGTCAACGCAGACGGCATCACCTCGATCATCAAGACCACTGGCAATCCCGACCACCACATCGTTCTGCGCGGGGGCGGGGGACGCACAAACTATAGTGTGGAAGATATCGCCCGTGCCGAGGCCGCCGTGGCAAGCGAAGGGCTGGCCCGTGGCGTGATGGTGGACTGCTCCCACGACAATTCCGGCAAGAACCATCAACGCCAGGTGGAAGTCGCCGGCGAAGTCCTCAAGCAATTCCAGCATGGTCGCCGCTCCATCATGGGGTTAATGTTGGAAAGCCATCTGCAAGGGGGCCGGCAAAGCTGGGACCCAAACAAGACACTGACCTACGGCATGTCCATCACAGATTCCTGCCTGGGCTGGAACGACACAGAAGCCCTGCTCTACCGCATGGCAGAGTCCTTGACCACCCGTCCTGTCTAG